Proteins co-encoded in one Bacillota bacterium genomic window:
- a CDS encoding fumarate hydratase: MREIEARQVAEAVARLCMEANYDLGEDVLKAFRDSLKVEESPAGRDILRQLLDNAKIAADERVPMCQDTGVAVFFVELGQDLHVVGGGLIDAINQGVKKGYGEGYLRKSMVGHPLERKNTGDNTPAVVHVDVVPGDKLKITIAPKGAGSENMSAVKMLTPAAGVEGVKKFVIDRVREAGSNPCPPIVVGVGVGGTMEQAALIAKKALLRPIGQPSKLPDIAALEKELLESINKLGIGPQGLGGRTTALWVNVEIYPCHIASLPVAININCHASRHKEAVL; the protein is encoded by the coding sequence GTGCGGGAGATTGAAGCCAGACAGGTAGCAGAGGCCGTCGCCAGGCTTTGCATGGAAGCCAATTACGACCTCGGCGAGGACGTCCTGAAGGCCTTCAGGGATTCCCTCAAAGTCGAGGAGTCCCCGGCCGGCCGGGACATCCTCAGGCAACTCCTGGACAACGCGAAGATCGCCGCCGACGAACGGGTCCCCATGTGCCAGGATACGGGCGTCGCCGTCTTCTTCGTGGAGCTGGGCCAGGACCTTCACGTCGTCGGCGGAGGCCTGATTGACGCGATCAACCAGGGCGTCAAGAAGGGTTACGGGGAAGGGTACCTCCGCAAGTCGATGGTCGGACACCCGTTGGAACGCAAGAATACGGGCGACAACACGCCGGCCGTCGTCCACGTCGACGTCGTCCCCGGTGACAAGCTGAAGATCACCATCGCCCCGAAGGGCGCCGGCAGCGAGAACATGAGCGCCGTCAAGATGCTCACCCCCGCCGCCGGAGTCGAAGGGGTCAAGAAGTTCGTCATTGACCGGGTCAGGGAGGCCGGGTCCAATCCGTGCCCGCCCATCGTCGTCGGAGTCGGCGTCGGTGGCACCATGGAGCAGGCCGCCCTGATCGCCAAGAAGGCCCTCCTGCGGCCCATCGGCCAGCCCTCCAAGCTGCCCGACATCGCCGCTTTGGAAAAGGAACTCCTGGAAAGCATCAATAAGCTGGGGATCGGGCCGCAGGGGCTCGGCGGTCGGACCACCGCTCTGTGGGTGAACGTCGAGATCTATCCCTGCCACATCGCCTCGTTGCCGGTGGCCATCAACATCAACTGCCACGCCAGCCGCCACAAGGAAGCCGTCCTTTAG
- a CDS encoding sigma-70 family RNA polymerase sigma factor, producing MLTPVRSDKEIVAEAALVKRAKSGPEGFVELYNRYFQRLYNYVFYRLRRHQEAEDVVSEVFFKAIGAWLYRIAANAVADHYRRARRTPEPAEPSAEVKDEGPGPAEVAARRLEYDEALTAIGSLPDDQQDALVLRYVQDLDVKEIAVILGRSEGAVRALLSRGLQTTRERLARAGPGPGAAGPRIIGPGPGGERRDGGIAGGGERHG from the coding sequence GTGCTCACGCCGGTCAGGTCAGACAAGGAGATCGTCGCCGAGGCGGCCTTGGTCAAGCGAGCCAAGTCCGGCCCCGAGGGCTTCGTCGAACTCTACAACCGCTATTTTCAGCGGCTCTACAACTACGTCTTTTACCGGCTTCGCCGTCACCAGGAGGCCGAGGATGTCGTCTCGGAAGTCTTCTTCAAGGCCATCGGGGCTTGGCTCTACCGCATCGCCGCCAACGCCGTCGCCGACCACTACCGCCGGGCGCGGCGGACACCCGAGCCGGCCGAGCCTTCCGCCGAAGTCAAGGATGAAGGTCCTGGCCCGGCCGAGGTGGCCGCGAGGCGGCTGGAGTACGACGAGGCCCTGACGGCCATCGGCAGCCTGCCCGACGACCAGCAGGACGCCCTCGTCCTCCGCTACGTTCAGGACCTCGACGTCAAGGAGATCGCCGTCATCCTGGGCCGCAGCGAGGGAGCCGTGCGGGCGCTGCTCTCACGCGGCCTCCAGACCACCAGGGAGAGATTGGCCAGGGCGGGTCCGGGTCCGGGGGCAGCGGGCCCAAGGATCATCGGCCCCGGCCCGGGCGGCGAGCGCCGGGACGGCGGCATCGCGGGGGGAGGCGAGAGACATGGCTGA
- a CDS encoding Fe-S-containing hydro-lyase, giving the protein MAEKRITTPLTDETVRSLKAGDRVLITGVIYTGRDAAHKRLVELLKAGKPLPVDLRGQFIYYVGPAPAKPGQAIGSAGPTTSYRMDSYTPALLEYGLKGMIGKGMRAKEVRDAIIKQGAIYLAAVGGAGALIAKSIKKARIVAYEDLGAEAIYEFTVEDFPAIVVDDVYGNDLYEEGLKQYQRA; this is encoded by the coding sequence ATGGCTGAGAAGCGCATCACGACCCCGCTGACCGACGAAACCGTGCGGTCGCTGAAGGCCGGCGATCGGGTCCTGATCACGGGGGTCATCTACACCGGCCGCGACGCCGCTCACAAGCGTCTGGTCGAGCTGCTGAAGGCCGGCAAGCCGCTCCCGGTCGACCTTCGTGGCCAGTTCATCTACTACGTGGGGCCCGCCCCGGCCAAGCCCGGCCAGGCCATCGGATCGGCCGGCCCGACCACCTCTTACCGCATGGACAGTTACACCCCGGCCCTTTTGGAGTATGGGTTGAAAGGGATGATCGGCAAGGGCATGCGGGCCAAGGAGGTCCGCGACGCCATCATCAAGCAGGGAGCGATTTACCTGGCCGCCGTAGGGGGAGCCGGAGCCCTCATCGCCAAGTCGATCAAGAAGGCTCGGATCGTCGCCTACGAGGACCTCGGGGCCGAGGCCATCTATGAGTTCACCGTGGAGGACTTCCCGGCCATCGTCGTCGACGACGTCTATGGGAACGACCTCTACGAGGAAGGCTTGAAGCAGTACCAGCGGGCATAG